One region of Apus apus isolate bApuApu2 chromosome 6, bApuApu2.pri.cur, whole genome shotgun sequence genomic DNA includes:
- the SLC39A10 gene encoding zinc transporter ZIP10 isoform X2, whose protein sequence is MKVHVHTKFCIICLLTFIFHQCNHCHVDGHDQGPRVHCHSDYQISNESYLQNGGTESMPSKFSTLEAENEQKYYIEKIFDRYGENGRLSFFGLEKLLISLGLGEVKVVMINHDDIGHDHVSHLYALEVQEGKHSHSHNHPHSHSDSENQTTVGMAARRSHKCDPERETAVPSVKDDGRHSHDQGHHHRRHPRLHHHDHNGTHHSRNDSVSHSEHGEQNHEPSTETNTTQDQPERKQRKQKKKQKKISETSGDATRDYAPDHDPSDQYEHNRVHKHDASHLHGHHHEHSSDHSTGHGHQDSSLGNANGHHHTSKREASHNQISVRKHAIFSTRSHKDHNEDEREREECLNVTQLLRYYGLETSSPISPELFIHLCPALLYQIERRLCIVHYDELEDFMRSRNASVENNDKTGASAWFCGIISITVISLLSLLGVILIPIINQWCFKFLLTFLVALAVGTMSGDALLHLLPHSHGGHNHSHHHGQGHVHEHKRSHRHAHGHGVGTEGFLEENDPVLKGLVALGGIYVLFIIEHCIRMYKHYNKQKSKQKWCKKKQTEESAIGRKLSDHKLNNRPDADWLQLKPLAGADDSVLSEDRLNETELTDLDGQLESPPKNFLTVEENINMHHSHNDVSHAAQGHDLHDSEYDSHGEDKMIARKHSHHWHHKHSHHSHGHCNSGKDLKDTGIANIAWMVIMGDGIHNFSDGLAIGAAFSAGLTGGISTSIAVFCHELPHELGDFAVLLKAGMTVKQAIVYNVLSAMMAYVGMLIGTAVGQYANNITLWIFAITAGMFLYVALVDMLPEMLHGDGDNEEHGYCPVGQFILQNLGLLLGFAIMLVIALYEDKIVLDIQF, encoded by the exons atgaaggTACACGTGCACACAAAATTTTGCATCATTTGTTTGCTGACATTTATCTTTCATCAGTGCAATCATTGCCATGTAGATGGACATGACCAAGGACCACGTGTACACTGCCATAGTGACTATCAGATCTCAAACGAATCCTACTTGCAGAATGGAGGAACAGAATCTATGCCAAGTAAATTTTCAACGTTGGAAgctgaaaatgaacaaaaatactACATTGAAAAGATTTTTGATCGTTATGGGGAAAATGGAAGACTATCCTTTTTTGGCCTGGAAAAACTGTTAATAAGCCTTGGTTTAGGAGAGGTAAAAGTAGTGATGATAAATCATGATGATATTGGCCATGACCATGTTTCTCACTTATATGCTTTAGAGGTTCAGGAAGGAAAGCATTCTCACTCTCATAACCATCCTCACAGCCACTCAGATTCAGAAAACCAAACCACGGTTGGTATGGCTGCAAGGAGAAGTCATAAATGTGACCCTGAGAGAGAGACAGCAGTACCATCAGTGAAAGATGATGGCAGACACAGTCATGACCAGGGTCACCATCACCGTCGTCATCCTCGTCTACATCATCATGACCATAATGGTACACATCACTCTCGTAATGATTCGGTTAGTCATAGTGAACATGGAGAACAAAACCATGAACCTTCAACAGAGACAAACACAACTCAGGATCAGCCAGAAAGGAAACAACGGAAACagaagaagaagcaaaagaagatCAGTGAGACTTCAGGAGATGCTACACGGGATTATGCCCCAGATCATGATCCAAGTGATCAGTATGAGCACAATCGTGTTCATAAACATGATGCGTCTCACTTGCATGGACACCATCATGAACACAGTAGTGATCATTCTACTGGTCATGGACATCAAGATTCCAGTTTAGGTAATGCAAATGGACACCACCACACCAGCAAGCGGGAGGCATCTCATAACCAGATTAGTGTAAGAAAACATGCTATTTTTTCAACGCGTAGTCATAAGGATCATAATGAAGATGAACGTGAGCGTGAAGAG TGCTTAAATGTTACCCAGCTGCTACGGTACTATGGTCTGGAAACCAGCTCTCCAATATCTCCTGAATTGTTTATACACTTGTGTCCTGCTTTGCTGTACCAGATTGAGAGAAGGCTTTGCATTGTGCATTACGACGAGCTGGAAGATTTTATGAGAAGTAGAAATGCATCAGTTGAGAATAACGATAAAACAGGTGCATCAG CCTGGTTTTGTGGTATCATCTCTATCACCGTCATTAGCCTGCTTTCCTTGCTAGGTGTGATCTTGATTCCCATCATTAACCAATGGTGCTTCAAATTTCTTCTAACTTTCTTGGTAGCTCTGGCTGTAGGAACAATGAGTGGAGACGCACTGCTCCACCTGTTGCCACAT TCACATGGAGGCCACAACCACAGTCACCACCATGGCCAAGGTCATGTTCATGAACACAAGCGGTCTCACCGACATGCCCACGGACATGGAGTAGGGACTGAAGGGTTTCTAGAAGAAAATGATCCTGTGCTAAAAGGACTTGTGGCACTTGGAGGcatttatgttttgtttatCATTGAACATTGTATAAGAATGTACAAGCATTACAATAAACAAAAG AGTAAGCAGAAAtggtgcaaaaaaaaacagactgaagaATCAGCAATTGGAAGGAAACTTTCTGATCACAAATTAAATAATAGACCAGATGCAGACTGGCTTCAGCTCAAACCCCTTGCAG GAGCAGATGACTCGGTTCTCTCTGAAGATCGACTCAATGAAACTGAACTAACTGATTTAGATGGACAACTGGAATCCCCTCCCAAAAACTTCTTGACTGTAGAGGAGAACATCAATATGCACCATTCTCACAATGATGTCTCACATGCTGCTCAAGGGCATGATCTTCATGATTCAGAGTATGACAGCCATGGCGAAGATAAAATGATAGCTAGAAAACACAGTCACCACTGGCATCACAAACATTCCCATCATTCCCATGGCCACTGTAATTCTGGAAAAGACCTGAAAGATACTGGGATAGCTAATATTGCTTGGATGGTAATTATGGGAGATGGCATTCACAACTTCAGTGATGGCTTAGCAATCG gAGCAGCTTTTAGTGCTGGACTGACAGGAGGAATTAGTACATCTATAGCAGTATTTTGTCATGAGCTTCCCCATGAATTAG GTGACTTTGCTGTGCTTCTTAAAGCAGGGATGACAGTAAAGCAAGCTATTGTGTACAACGTCCTGTCTGCCATGATGGCGTACGTGGGGATGCTGATAGGCACAGCGGTGGGACAGTATGCTAATAACATCACCTTGTGGATCTTTGCCATCACTGCAGGCATGTTCCTCTATGTGGCGTTGGTTGACATG cttCCAGAAATGCTTCATGGAGATGGAGATAATGAAGAGCATGGTTATTGTCCCGTGGGGCAGTTCATTCTTCAGAACCTAGGCCTGCTTCTTGGCTTTGCCATCATGCTGGTGATTGCCCTCTATGAAGATAAAATTGTGCTTGACATCCAGTTTTGA
- the SLC39A10 gene encoding zinc transporter ZIP10 isoform X1: MKVHVHTKFCIICLLTFIFHQCNHCHVDGHDQGPRVHCHSDYQISNESYLQNGGTESMPSKFSTLEAENEQKYYIEKIFDRYGENGRLSFFGLEKLLISLGLGEVKVVMINHDDIGHDHVSHLYALEVQEGKHSHSHNHPHSHSDSENQTTVGMAARRSHKCDPERETAVPSVKDDGRHSHDQGHHHRRHPRLHHHDHNGTHHSRNDSVSHSEHGEQNHEPSTETNTTQDQPERKQRKQKKKQKKISETSGDATRDYAPDHDPSDQYEHNRVHKHDASHLHGHHHEHSSDHSTGHGHQDSSLGNANGHHHTSKREASHNQISVRKHAIFSTRSHKDHNEDEREREECLNVTQLLRYYGLETSSPISPELFIHLCPALLYQIERRLCIVHYDELEDFMRSRNASVENNDKTGASALAVGTMSGDALLHLLPHSHGGHNHSHHHGQGHVHEHKRSHRHAHGHGVGTEGFLEENDPVLKGLVALGGIYVLFIIEHCIRMYKHYNKQKSKQKWCKKKQTEESAIGRKLSDHKLNNRPDADWLQLKPLAGADDSVLSEDRLNETELTDLDGQLESPPKNFLTVEENINMHHSHNDVSHAAQGHDLHDSEYDSHGEDKMIARKHSHHWHHKHSHHSHGHCNSGKDLKDTGIANIAWMVIMGDGIHNFSDGLAIGAAFSAGLTGGISTSIAVFCHELPHELGDFAVLLKAGMTVKQAIVYNVLSAMMAYVGMLIGTAVGQYANNITLWIFAITAGMFLYVALVDMLPEMLHGDGDNEEHGYCPVGQFILQNLGLLLGFAIMLVIALYEDKIVLDIQF; encoded by the exons atgaaggTACACGTGCACACAAAATTTTGCATCATTTGTTTGCTGACATTTATCTTTCATCAGTGCAATCATTGCCATGTAGATGGACATGACCAAGGACCACGTGTACACTGCCATAGTGACTATCAGATCTCAAACGAATCCTACTTGCAGAATGGAGGAACAGAATCTATGCCAAGTAAATTTTCAACGTTGGAAgctgaaaatgaacaaaaatactACATTGAAAAGATTTTTGATCGTTATGGGGAAAATGGAAGACTATCCTTTTTTGGCCTGGAAAAACTGTTAATAAGCCTTGGTTTAGGAGAGGTAAAAGTAGTGATGATAAATCATGATGATATTGGCCATGACCATGTTTCTCACTTATATGCTTTAGAGGTTCAGGAAGGAAAGCATTCTCACTCTCATAACCATCCTCACAGCCACTCAGATTCAGAAAACCAAACCACGGTTGGTATGGCTGCAAGGAGAAGTCATAAATGTGACCCTGAGAGAGAGACAGCAGTACCATCAGTGAAAGATGATGGCAGACACAGTCATGACCAGGGTCACCATCACCGTCGTCATCCTCGTCTACATCATCATGACCATAATGGTACACATCACTCTCGTAATGATTCGGTTAGTCATAGTGAACATGGAGAACAAAACCATGAACCTTCAACAGAGACAAACACAACTCAGGATCAGCCAGAAAGGAAACAACGGAAACagaagaagaagcaaaagaagatCAGTGAGACTTCAGGAGATGCTACACGGGATTATGCCCCAGATCATGATCCAAGTGATCAGTATGAGCACAATCGTGTTCATAAACATGATGCGTCTCACTTGCATGGACACCATCATGAACACAGTAGTGATCATTCTACTGGTCATGGACATCAAGATTCCAGTTTAGGTAATGCAAATGGACACCACCACACCAGCAAGCGGGAGGCATCTCATAACCAGATTAGTGTAAGAAAACATGCTATTTTTTCAACGCGTAGTCATAAGGATCATAATGAAGATGAACGTGAGCGTGAAGAG TGCTTAAATGTTACCCAGCTGCTACGGTACTATGGTCTGGAAACCAGCTCTCCAATATCTCCTGAATTGTTTATACACTTGTGTCCTGCTTTGCTGTACCAGATTGAGAGAAGGCTTTGCATTGTGCATTACGACGAGCTGGAAGATTTTATGAGAAGTAGAAATGCATCAGTTGAGAATAACGATAAAACAGGTGCATCAG CTCTGGCTGTAGGAACAATGAGTGGAGACGCACTGCTCCACCTGTTGCCACAT TCACATGGAGGCCACAACCACAGTCACCACCATGGCCAAGGTCATGTTCATGAACACAAGCGGTCTCACCGACATGCCCACGGACATGGAGTAGGGACTGAAGGGTTTCTAGAAGAAAATGATCCTGTGCTAAAAGGACTTGTGGCACTTGGAGGcatttatgttttgtttatCATTGAACATTGTATAAGAATGTACAAGCATTACAATAAACAAAAG AGTAAGCAGAAAtggtgcaaaaaaaaacagactgaagaATCAGCAATTGGAAGGAAACTTTCTGATCACAAATTAAATAATAGACCAGATGCAGACTGGCTTCAGCTCAAACCCCTTGCAG GAGCAGATGACTCGGTTCTCTCTGAAGATCGACTCAATGAAACTGAACTAACTGATTTAGATGGACAACTGGAATCCCCTCCCAAAAACTTCTTGACTGTAGAGGAGAACATCAATATGCACCATTCTCACAATGATGTCTCACATGCTGCTCAAGGGCATGATCTTCATGATTCAGAGTATGACAGCCATGGCGAAGATAAAATGATAGCTAGAAAACACAGTCACCACTGGCATCACAAACATTCCCATCATTCCCATGGCCACTGTAATTCTGGAAAAGACCTGAAAGATACTGGGATAGCTAATATTGCTTGGATGGTAATTATGGGAGATGGCATTCACAACTTCAGTGATGGCTTAGCAATCG gAGCAGCTTTTAGTGCTGGACTGACAGGAGGAATTAGTACATCTATAGCAGTATTTTGTCATGAGCTTCCCCATGAATTAG GTGACTTTGCTGTGCTTCTTAAAGCAGGGATGACAGTAAAGCAAGCTATTGTGTACAACGTCCTGTCTGCCATGATGGCGTACGTGGGGATGCTGATAGGCACAGCGGTGGGACAGTATGCTAATAACATCACCTTGTGGATCTTTGCCATCACTGCAGGCATGTTCCTCTATGTGGCGTTGGTTGACATG cttCCAGAAATGCTTCATGGAGATGGAGATAATGAAGAGCATGGTTATTGTCCCGTGGGGCAGTTCATTCTTCAGAACCTAGGCCTGCTTCTTGGCTTTGCCATCATGCTGGTGATTGCCCTCTATGAAGATAAAATTGTGCTTGACATCCAGTTTTGA